A single Sulfurimonas crateris DNA region contains:
- the fliW gene encoding flagellar assembly protein FliW, whose amino-acid sequence MKFDICVPILGFEDLKEVTLEKIDDIFMKMKSIDEENISFTLIDPFVLREYDFEVPENIQEMLEIDKNSNLIILNTVLIQTPIENSVVNFIGPMIFNTDNNRAAQVIISDSKEYGVCEKISDFLKK is encoded by the coding sequence ATGAAATTTGATATTTGCGTCCCAATTTTAGGCTTTGAAGATTTAAAAGAGGTAACTTTGGAGAAGATCGACGATATTTTTATGAAGATGAAGTCCATAGATGAAGAAAACATCTCCTTTACTCTTATTGATCCTTTTGTTCTAAGAGAGTACGACTTTGAAGTTCCTGAGAATATCCAAGAGATGTTAGAGATAGACAAAAACTCAAACCTGATCATTTTAAACACTGTCTTGATCCAGACCCCGATAGAAAACTCCGTAGTAAACTTTATAGGTCCAATGATCTTCAATACAGACAACAACAGAGCTGCACAAGTCATTATAAGCGACTCAAAAGAGTACGGTGTGTGCGAGAAGATATCCGATTTTTTAAAAAAATAA
- a CDS encoding outer membrane protein assembly factor BamD, with translation MKFKTYAMLALLSMTLLFTGCSKEIEEYNKPAMYWYSKITQSVSNGDLERADSYYSSLQGEHIGSPLLPEATMILALAHMQHEEYLLSEYFLDEYIKRYATPNEKEEAEFLKIKAKYKALPHPRRDQALIDDAIVEGERFKLNYPGSMYAEVVNTMLVRLYLAQYVLNEEITDLYERLDKPKSAEYYRSINPQPWIASSEVDRAVAPWYRAWFEGDGTSSWYDFMIPDTKSVVSRNSISEEDVQGESNETK, from the coding sequence ATGAAATTTAAAACTTACGCAATGCTCGCACTACTCTCAATGACGCTTCTTTTTACAGGTTGTTCAAAAGAGATCGAAGAGTATAACAAGCCTGCCATGTATTGGTACTCAAAGATTACGCAAAGCGTCTCAAACGGAGACCTTGAGAGAGCGGACTCTTACTACAGCTCACTTCAAGGAGAGCACATCGGCTCACCGCTTCTGCCTGAAGCTACAATGATACTGGCACTTGCCCACATGCAGCATGAAGAGTACCTCTTAAGTGAGTATTTTTTAGATGAGTATATAAAGAGATATGCGACGCCTAATGAAAAAGAGGAGGCGGAGTTTTTAAAGATAAAAGCAAAGTATAAAGCACTTCCGCATCCAAGACGTGATCAGGCACTTATAGATGATGCTATTGTCGAGGGTGAGAGATTTAAGCTCAATTATCCTGGTTCAATGTACGCTGAAGTTGTAAATACAATGCTTGTGCGTCTCTATCTTGCTCAATATGTTTTAAATGAGGAGATAACAGACCTCTACGAGAGGCTAGACAAGCCAAAGAGCGCAGAGTACTACAGAAGCATAAACCCGCAGCCGTGGATCGCCTCTTCAGAGGTTGACAGAGCGGTGGCTCCTTGGTACAGAGCTTGGTTTGAGGGGGACGGCACTTCAAGTTGGTACGACTTTATGATACCTGATACAAAAAGTGTGGTATCGAGAAATTCTATATCCGAGGAAGATGTTCAAGGAGAGAGTAATGAAACTAAGTGA
- the lon gene encoding endopeptidase La: protein MKLSDYSEFPADIPIIAEDELFLYPFMISPLFLSDESNIKAATKAIEESSLVIVCSTKPSHEGERDFESLYSAGVVGSIMRKVALPDGRVKVLFQGLARAKVAYKVSDNPLIAHVEVINATNVNSLKIDAILEVVREKVRTLAGVSNYFPPDLLRTIEENHDHNRIIDLICSTVKLKKEQAYNLFVESNTEKRFLDLIEYLIDEIEANKLQKEIRSKVHSHIEKVNKEYFLKEQLKQIQKELGTDTSRDEEIEEYRKKLEAKKEKMSEEAYKEIGKQIDRFSRMHPDSSDASMTQTYLDWALEIPFGDESKKKLHISDVQNQLDRDHFSLEKPKQRITEFFAVKELMELRGIKSNSGAIICFSGPPGVGKTSLANSIAEALKRPLIRIALGGLEDVNELRGHRRTYVGAMPGRIVQGIIDAKKMNPVVVLDEIDKVAKTGRGDPTAALLEILDPEQNKEFRDYYLNFNIDLSKVIFIATANDVGRIPAPLRDRMEFITISSYTPQEKYEIASRYLIPQELKKHGLKKSEVSISKPALKELIHSYTREAGVRNLRHRLANMSRKVAREILEHPEVSKVSLTLKNLKEYFDKTVFEIEKTTRVPVVGVVNGLAWTAVGGDVLKLESIRIKGKGGMQLTGSLGDVMKESALIAYSVVKTLIDTKKLKIDVKNIPLTIKEREEKTEMDPSEVYKRYDLHIHVPDGATPKDGPSAGIAMVSVISSILSSKKVRSEIAMTGEVSLSGDVLPIGGLREKLIAAHKADMSKVLIPVKNYERDLEDIPQEVRDSLEIIAVSRVEEVLKHVLV from the coding sequence ATGAAACTAAGTGATTATAGTGAATTTCCTGCTGATATTCCTATAATAGCAGAGGATGAGCTCTTTTTATACCCGTTTATGATCTCACCGCTTTTTTTAAGTGATGAGAGCAATATAAAAGCCGCTACAAAGGCTATAGAAGAGAGCTCTTTGGTAATTGTCTGTTCTACAAAGCCATCCCATGAGGGAGAGAGAGATTTTGAATCTCTTTACAGTGCTGGTGTTGTAGGCTCAATTATGAGAAAAGTTGCACTTCCAGACGGAAGAGTTAAGGTTCTTTTTCAAGGTCTTGCACGTGCAAAGGTTGCTTATAAAGTATCTGATAACCCGCTTATAGCGCATGTTGAGGTTATTAATGCTACAAACGTAAACTCTCTAAAGATAGATGCTATCTTAGAAGTTGTACGTGAAAAGGTAAGAACTCTTGCCGGTGTGAGCAACTACTTTCCTCCCGATCTGCTAAGAACTATAGAGGAGAATCACGACCATAACAGAATAATCGACCTTATCTGCAGTACGGTAAAACTTAAAAAAGAGCAGGCCTATAATCTTTTTGTAGAGTCAAACACGGAGAAGAGGTTTTTAGACCTCATTGAGTATCTTATTGACGAGATAGAGGCGAATAAACTCCAAAAAGAGATTCGCTCTAAAGTACACAGCCATATAGAGAAGGTAAATAAAGAGTACTTCTTAAAAGAGCAGTTAAAGCAGATACAAAAAGAGCTTGGAACGGACACTTCAAGAGATGAAGAGATCGAGGAGTATCGCAAAAAGCTTGAGGCTAAAAAAGAGAAGATGAGCGAAGAAGCCTATAAAGAGATAGGCAAGCAGATAGACAGATTTTCACGTATGCACCCTGACTCTTCCGATGCCTCTATGACGCAGACATATCTTGATTGGGCTTTGGAGATACCTTTTGGGGATGAGAGCAAAAAGAAACTACATATAAGTGACGTACAAAATCAGCTAGATCGTGATCACTTCTCACTAGAGAAGCCTAAGCAGAGAATAACGGAATTTTTTGCGGTAAAAGAGCTTATGGAGCTTAGAGGCATAAAGAGCAACTCCGGTGCGATCATCTGTTTCTCGGGACCTCCCGGTGTAGGAAAGACCTCTCTAGCAAACTCTATCGCAGAAGCACTCAAACGCCCGCTTATCAGGATCGCACTTGGCGGGCTTGAAGATGTGAACGAGCTAAGGGGGCACAGAAGAACATATGTCGGTGCAATGCCGGGGCGCATAGTTCAAGGCATTATAGATGCTAAAAAAATGAACCCTGTGGTAGTCCTAGATGAGATCGACAAAGTTGCAAAAACAGGAAGAGGCGACCCTACTGCCGCACTTTTGGAGATACTAGATCCTGAGCAGAACAAGGAGTTTAGAGATTACTACTTAAACTTCAACATCGACCTCTCAAAAGTTATCTTTATAGCTACGGCAAACGATGTAGGCAGGATTCCCGCACCTCTGCGTGACAGAATGGAGTTTATTACCATAAGTTCATATACGCCGCAGGAGAAGTATGAGATCGCATCAAGATATCTGATCCCGCAGGAGCTTAAAAAGCATGGACTTAAAAAGTCTGAGGTCAGCATATCAAAGCCTGCACTAAAAGAGCTTATTCACAGCTATACGCGTGAAGCGGGCGTGCGTAATCTTCGCCACCGCCTTGCCAATATGTCAAGAAAAGTGGCACGTGAGATACTGGAACATCCTGAGGTAAGCAAAGTCTCACTTACCCTTAAAAATCTAAAAGAGTATTTTGATAAAACTGTTTTTGAGATTGAAAAAACTACAAGAGTCCCTGTCGTAGGAGTTGTAAACGGTTTGGCATGGACTGCGGTCGGCGGTGATGTCTTAAAGCTTGAGAGTATTCGCATAAAAGGCAAAGGTGGCATGCAGCTTACCGGAAGCCTCGGCGATGTTATGAAAGAGTCTGCACTAATTGCGTACAGCGTCGTAAAAACGTTAATAGATACGAAAAAATTAAAGATAGACGTTAAAAATATTCCTTTGACGATCAAAGAGAGAGAAGAAAAAACGGAAATGGATCCTAGCGAGGTGTATAAGCGATATGATCTCCATATTCACGTTCCTGACGGTGCTACTCCAAAAGATGGACCGAGTGCCGGCATAGCGATGGTAAGTGTTATATCCTCGATACTCAGTTCAAAAAAAGTGCGTTCGGAAATTGCCATGACGGGAGAGGTTTCTCTTAGCGGAGATGTACTGCCGATAGGCGGACTTAGAGAGAAACTTATTGCAGCACATAAGGCTGACATGAGCAAGGTTCTTATTCCTGTGAAAAATTATGAGAGAGATCTAGAAGATATTCCGCAGGAGGTCAGAGACTCTCTTGAGATAATCGCTGTGAGTAGAGTAGAAGAGGTTTTAAAACACGTTTTAGTGTAA
- a CDS encoding response regulator: MSKELVVLAVDDDMINLKLLKSMLMKNPNVKEVVEAKNGADAIGHLKARSDINLILLDIIMPVMNGLEMLKVVRSDENIEQVPIIVLTTDETKKTEALELGANGFLMKPIRNNDLTEKINSIVI, from the coding sequence ATGTCAAAAGAATTAGTAGTATTAGCAGTAGATGACGATATGATCAACCTTAAACTTCTTAAATCGATGCTTATGAAGAACCCTAATGTTAAAGAGGTAGTAGAAGCAAAAAATGGAGCTGATGCGATCGGGCACCTAAAGGCAAGAAGCGATATAAATCTTATACTCTTAGATATTATTATGCCCGTTATGAACGGCTTGGAGATGCTAAAAGTTGTTCGCTCAGATGAAAATATAGAACAGGTTCCGATAATTGTGCTTACTACCGATGAGACGAAAAAAACTGAAGCCTTAGAGCTTGGAGCGAACGGCTTTTTAATGAAGCCGATCAGAAACAACGACTTAACTGAAAAAATAAACTCTATCGTAATCTAA
- a CDS encoding ATP-binding protein, with protein sequence MQLGLKNRLRLISLLPIIVLFALSSYFVYNSFMNYKMAQQLQEKLNQNKLLNEVVGNVARERGMSSMFLGNKTENILKSLNEQRKIVDEKTEKYLNYIENNELLHKHTSEGGNAACLTCANMQSTIAAINKIKEIRPLVDANNIDFDEMFTNVYSSAQDILVSQLQQLTESQIDRDINELYNLYISMVNAKEASGVERGYMSYLISRSAELTSEDLNKWISLIGKADAINYESIQNRALANKLNELFKTEDTLELLEDINSERTAIISQAETGEYDITSGIWFTMLSEKINIISEAENIMLDAMDLRAQQVQDDSLQILVITLGAWLIAIILAILGYILSNEIANNIKHLESVLEKVAEDYDSQDRKINLHTAQGTDLAYELLEEIIEQTKKDKISAQEASEAKSMFLANMSHEIRTPLNGIVGFTELLKDSGLQEEQSEFVDIIEKSSENLLEIINNILDLSKIESNKLEIENIAFNPILEFESAVEVYAVRASEKHINLGCFIDPSLEFPLKGDPTKLKEVIINLLSNAVKFTNNAGSINVNIRRIDSSEIGKTRVKFEIQDSGIGVTEEQKSKIFEAFSQADTSITRKYGGTGLGLTISSSFIDLMGGKLDLDSKVGEGTTFFFTLDFEEVETLAESSKDSFNTIKALILSDSMKIKKQDKYLREYLDYFGVGYTTFKEISKVPILQKDVNYNLLFVDYDYVSEEMLAELAKLPQELIVLTKSNLMKKVDGLGLDIFKILYEPLHASKIKQTLENYVMTNASMQVVKKQSRKKFDLNTSRFVANVLVAEDNIINQKLIQRTLEDLGLSVTIANNGLDAFQKRKDGNFDMIFMDIQMPFLDGVEATAEILEWEEDYKQPHIPIVALTANALKGDREKFLAAGLDEYTTKPLVRSEIIAVLNHFLANHIVEVNDLAKDKEKIEDSKEEHSQESTATQEAIIEKLSEAVEHPSKPEYRADILIAKKSAFETRLYTRIIEGMGLTYEVASSLVDFKELIDNYSYKVVLFDKEYSDLNVDEIASSVRKLSGSNSLDSHIVLIDDSIHKDAAEHQEQVDEIINNVVNRELLQSLFKKYA encoded by the coding sequence ATGCAACTTGGATTAAAAAACAGACTAAGACTCATAAGTCTTTTGCCGATCATCGTACTGTTTGCGCTCAGCAGTTACTTTGTTTACAACTCATTCATGAACTACAAGATGGCTCAGCAGCTGCAAGAGAAACTAAATCAAAACAAACTCTTAAATGAAGTGGTAGGTAATGTCGCAAGAGAACGTGGTATGAGCTCTATGTTCCTCGGCAATAAAACCGAAAATATTCTGAAATCTCTAAACGAGCAGAGAAAAATTGTTGATGAAAAGACAGAGAAATATCTCAACTATATAGAAAATAACGAACTTCTTCATAAGCACACCAGCGAGGGCGGCAATGCTGCTTGTCTTACATGTGCCAATATGCAAAGCACGATAGCTGCAATCAACAAGATCAAGGAGATCAGACCTCTTGTAGATGCTAACAATATTGATTTTGATGAGATGTTTACAAACGTATACAGTTCGGCTCAAGACATCTTGGTAAGCCAGCTCCAACAGCTTACGGAAAGCCAAATAGATAGAGATATCAATGAGCTCTATAACCTTTATATATCAATGGTTAACGCTAAAGAGGCATCAGGGGTTGAGAGAGGATATATGTCGTATCTTATCTCTCGTTCTGCGGAGCTTACAAGTGAAGATCTAAATAAGTGGATCTCACTTATAGGAAAAGCCGATGCGATCAACTATGAGAGTATTCAAAATAGAGCTTTGGCAAACAAATTAAATGAACTATTTAAAACAGAAGATACTCTGGAACTTCTTGAAGATATAAACAGTGAAAGAACGGCAATTATTTCTCAAGCAGAGACCGGAGAGTATGACATAACTTCTGGTATCTGGTTTACAATGCTATCAGAGAAGATCAATATCATCTCAGAAGCTGAGAACATTATGCTTGACGCGATGGATCTTAGAGCACAACAGGTTCAAGACGATTCCCTGCAGATACTTGTTATTACATTGGGAGCTTGGTTGATAGCTATTATTCTTGCTATTCTAGGTTATATTCTCTCAAATGAGATCGCAAACAACATCAAACACCTTGAGAGCGTCCTTGAAAAAGTTGCTGAAGACTACGATTCTCAAGATAGAAAAATCAACCTCCACACTGCACAGGGTACCGACCTTGCGTATGAACTTCTTGAAGAGATCATTGAGCAAACCAAGAAAGATAAGATCTCAGCTCAAGAGGCTAGTGAAGCAAAATCTATGTTCCTTGCAAATATGTCGCACGAGATCCGTACTCCTCTTAACGGAATCGTCGGATTTACGGAACTTCTTAAAGATTCAGGTCTCCAAGAGGAGCAGAGCGAGTTTGTCGATATTATCGAGAAAAGTTCTGAAAACCTTCTTGAGATCATCAACAATATTCTTGACCTCTCCAAGATCGAGAGCAATAAACTTGAGATTGAAAATATCGCTTTCAATCCAATCCTTGAGTTTGAGAGTGCAGTTGAAGTTTATGCGGTTCGCGCAAGTGAGAAGCATATAAACCTTGGCTGCTTCATCGATCCAAGTCTTGAGTTTCCTCTTAAAGGAGATCCTACTAAACTCAAAGAGGTTATCATCAACCTCCTCTCCAATGCTGTTAAATTTACAAACAACGCGGGTTCCATAAACGTCAATATAAGAAGAATTGACTCTAGCGAAATTGGCAAAACTAGAGTCAAGTTTGAGATTCAAGATAGCGGTATAGGTGTAACCGAAGAGCAAAAGTCAAAGATCTTTGAAGCATTTTCTCAAGCAGATACTTCTATTACACGTAAATACGGCGGTACAGGTCTTGGACTTACTATTTCTAGCAGCTTCATAGACCTAATGGGCGGAAAACTCGACCTTGATAGTAAGGTCGGAGAGGGAACTACATTCTTCTTTACGCTTGATTTTGAAGAAGTAGAGACGCTTGCGGAGAGCTCAAAAGATAGTTTTAACACCATTAAGGCACTTATACTAAGCGACTCTATGAAGATAAAAAAACAGGATAAATACCTAAGAGAGTATCTTGATTACTTCGGTGTTGGGTACACTACGTTTAAAGAGATAAGCAAGGTGCCTATCTTGCAAAAAGATGTTAACTACAACCTTCTTTTTGTAGATTATGACTACGTAAGTGAGGAGATGCTTGCAGAACTTGCGAAACTACCTCAAGAGCTTATTGTTTTAACAAAATCAAATCTAATGAAAAAGGTTGACGGACTTGGTCTTGACATATTCAAGATTCTCTATGAGCCTCTACATGCTTCAAAAATAAAGCAGACGCTAGAGAACTATGTTATGACAAACGCATCTATGCAAGTCGTTAAAAAACAGTCTCGCAAAAAATTTGACCTTAATACATCAAGATTTGTAGCGAATGTTCTAGTTGCGGAAGATAATATAATCAACCAAAAACTTATCCAAAGAACGCTTGAGGACCTAGGTTTAAGCGTCACTATCGCAAACAATGGTCTTGACGCATTCCAAAAGAGAAAAGACGGCAATTTTGATATGATATTCATGGATATTCAGATGCCATTCTTAGACGGGGTTGAGGCAACTGCTGAGATACTAGAGTGGGAAGAGGATTACAAACAGCCTCACATCCCAATTGTCGCACTAACAGCAAATGCTCTTAAGGGAGATAGAGAAAAATTTTTGGCAGCAGGACTTGACGAGTACACGACTAAACCTCTTGTGCGCTCAGAGATCATTGCCGTGTTAAATCACTTCTTGGCAAATCACATTGTCGAAGTTAACGATCTGGCAAAAGATAAAGAGAAGATAGAAGATAGCAAAGAGGAGCACTCTCAAGAGAGCACTGCAACTCAGGAAGCTATTATAGAGAAGCTGAGTGAAGCGGTAGAACACCCTTCTAAGCCTGAATATAGAGCCGATATACTTATAGCTAAGAAAAGTGCTTTTGAGACAAGACTATACACAAGGATCATAGAGGGAATGGGGCTGACGTATGAAGTCGCATCTTCACTGGTAGACTTTAAAGAACTAATAGATAATTACTCTTACAAAGTCGTACTTTTTGACAAGGAGTACAGCGACCTAAATGTTGATGAAATCGCATCAAGTGTTAGAAAACTCAGCGGCTCAAACAGTCTTGATTCTCATATCGTCCTAATTGATGACTCCATCCACAAAGATGCAGCAGAACACCAGGAACAGGTAGATGAGATCATAAACAATGTTGTAAACAGAGAGTTACTTCAATCTCTGTTTAAAAAATATGCTTAA
- a CDS encoding Hpt domain-containing protein, which yields MLIYNHKKEFLGIDESYLKALGLSSLAELQNEVDDFANLFVKTPGYIHNFKHVHWIDYITCNESGIDSKVIINVKGKNFSTPIEIQTMYLVQNPLEKAYRINLPSIKALTGEQSQKFSADIAKKGTAAAKPAPEVEELYHTPAATESLSTQTSYDPYEADFDEIDSEIEESVSKADLEKSLSLDVEIDEDDFDYTPESDFDEKIETPQKEPAKPIQKIEKEVTESEADNPYANYMYNPQTASEELGLPIDLVEEFIQDFIAQANSFKSDLYESAKDGDLDNLRIQSHKLKGVAANLRVEDALDALTKVNSLEEYSEIKTNLDRLYRIINKLSNTDGTTIEEVNHKESSKDDEDDFILSIKEDAVASTPNIEDSQVPDSIEVPELADDEFLNQASEIKEQSIEKLPSIIEENIETFEDFAQDAINKEASQEKTPDVAFTYDKKQIAHEMGLNIESFNELFDDYVNEAKELSSSMLDYVEKDNLGACKATAVKLRGMSENMRIHDFDDELKAIISSSDDLDSKNLVEKIISKLNLISNYRG from the coding sequence ATGTTAATCTATAATCATAAAAAAGAGTTTTTAGGAATTGATGAGAGTTATTTAAAGGCTCTAGGCTTATCAAGCTTAGCAGAACTTCAAAACGAGGTTGATGATTTTGCGAACCTCTTTGTGAAAACTCCAGGTTACATACACAACTTTAAACATGTACATTGGATCGATTACATAACTTGTAACGAGAGCGGTATAGACTCTAAAGTTATCATAAATGTAAAAGGCAAAAACTTTAGTACTCCGATAGAGATTCAAACTATGTACCTAGTTCAAAACCCTTTGGAAAAAGCTTATAGGATCAACCTTCCGAGTATTAAAGCTCTAACTGGTGAGCAGAGCCAAAAATTCTCAGCAGACATTGCTAAAAAAGGCACCGCTGCAGCGAAACCTGCTCCTGAAGTAGAGGAGCTTTACCACACTCCGGCAGCAACTGAGAGCCTATCAACTCAAACATCTTACGACCCTTATGAAGCGGATTTTGATGAAATAGACTCTGAAATAGAGGAGAGTGTATCAAAAGCTGATCTAGAAAAGAGTCTCTCGCTTGATGTTGAGATAGATGAAGATGATTTTGACTATACACCTGAATCTGACTTTGACGAGAAAATAGAAACTCCACAAAAAGAACCAGCAAAGCCGATTCAAAAGATAGAAAAAGAGGTAACAGAGAGTGAAGCGGATAACCCTTATGCAAACTATATGTACAACCCACAAACGGCATCAGAGGAGCTTGGTCTGCCGATAGATCTTGTAGAGGAGTTTATCCAAGACTTCATTGCACAGGCTAACAGCTTCAAGAGCGATCTCTACGAATCTGCAAAAGATGGAGATCTAGACAACCTTAGAATTCAGTCACATAAACTAAAAGGTGTTGCGGCAAATCTTAGAGTAGAGGATGCACTTGATGCGTTGACAAAAGTAAACTCGCTTGAAGAGTACTCAGAGATAAAAACAAATCTTGACAGACTCTACAGAATCATAAATAAGCTCTCAAACACAGATGGTACTACAATAGAAGAAGTTAACCATAAAGAGAGTTCTAAAGATGACGAGGATGATTTTATTCTATCCATAAAAGAGGATGCTGTTGCTTCTACTCCAAACATTGAAGACTCTCAAGTCCCTGACTCGATCGAGGTTCCGGAACTTGCGGATGATGAGTTTCTAAATCAAGCTTCTGAGATAAAAGAGCAGAGTATCGAAAAGCTTCCTTCAATAATAGAAGAGAACATTGAAACTTTTGAAGATTTTGCACAAGATGCTATCAATAAAGAAGCATCTCAAGAAAAAACACCAGATGTAGCGTTCACATACGACAAAAAACAGATAGCACATGAGATGGGTTTAAATATTGAAAGTTTTAACGAACTCTTTGATGATTACGTCAACGAAGCAAAAGAGCTTAGCAGCTCAATGCTTGATTATGTTGAAAAAGACAATCTTGGCGCATGTAAAGCTACAGCAGTAAAATTAAGAGGAATGAGCGAAAATATGAGAATCCACGATTTTGATGATGAGTTAAAGGCCATTATCAGCTCTTCTGATGACTTGGACAGCAAAAATCTTGTAGAAAAGATAATCTCGAAATTAAATCTAATCTCAAACTATAGAGGATAA
- a CDS encoding PAS domain-containing protein has translation MDKVIPKDEEYIFEGKVAISQTDLDGNITFVNRKFCEVSGYTVDELMGSNHDIIRHPDVEEATFEKMWKTLNSGQVYNGMLKNLRKDGCYYWVDMEIAPVFNKQEQITGFISVSKPSPRKNIQQKNSKTN, from the coding sequence ATGGACAAAGTTATACCAAAAGATGAGGAGTATATTTTTGAAGGTAAGGTCGCCATCAGTCAAACGGACTTGGACGGCAATATAACCTTTGTAAATAGGAAATTTTGTGAGGTATCCGGCTATACGGTTGATGAACTGATGGGTAGCAATCATGATATTATCAGACATCCTGACGTCGAAGAAGCTACTTTTGAGAAGATGTGGAAAACATTAAATAGCGGTCAAGTCTACAACGGAATGCTCAAAAACCTTCGTAAAGACGGATGCTACTACTGGGTAGATATGGAAATCGCTCCTGTGTTTAACAAGCAAGAACAGATAACAGGGTTTATATCGGTAAGCAAGCCTTCTCCAAGAAAAAACATCCAACAAAAAAACAGTAAAACAAACTAA